Genomic segment of Candidatus Methylarchaceae archaeon HK02M2:
CATGTAATAATTACTAACGTTTTTGATTATGCCCCAATGGCTCCGAGAAATCCTCCTGAGATATCAGGAACTCATCAATTCCTCAATATTATCGAGAACACAAAACCAGATCTTCCTAAATTTGAAACTAATGCAAAGGAAGATATAGCTTGTCTGCAATATACAGGAGGTACAACTGGAGTTCCAAAAGGCGCTATGCTAACTCATTATAATCTTGTTTCTAATGCTCTGGCTACACTTTCTTGGATAGGCGGGGCGTTACAAAGAGGAAAAGAAACTATTTTAACTAATTTACCTCTATTTCATATCTATGGCCAAACAGTATGCATGAATATACATATTTATCTTGCTTCAACAGTAGCTTTAAACCCTGATGCACGAGATCAGAAGTCTCTTTTTGAAATAATAAAGTTTACACAGCCTTCAGTGTTTCCAGGAGTCCCAACAATGTATATGCGTCTATTAGAAAGAGATGACTTAGAAGACTATGCTAAATATCTTAGATCTATCAGAATTTGCAATACTGGAGCAGCACCAATGCCTCCAGAAGTTCTTAAAGAATTTGAAGAAAGAACTGGTGGTAAAGTATTAGAAGGATATGGAATGACAGAAACTTCACCAGTAACTCATAGTAATCCGATAGTTGGCGAAAGAAAAATAGGTTCTGTTGGAATGCCAATACCGGATACAGAGGTTAAGATAGTTGATATTGAAGATTACACAAAAATTGTCCCTCTTGGAGAAGCTGGAGAAATTATGATGAAGGGACCTCAAGTATTTAAAGGTTACTGGAATAAGCCAGAAGAGACGGCTAATCAGTTAAAGGATGGATGGGTTCTGACAGGAGACATAGGTAAAATGGATGAGGATGGTTATTTTTATATTGTTGATAGAAAGAAGGATATGATAGATGTAAGTGGATTTAAGGTATATCCACGAGAGCTTGAAGATGTTTTATTTGAACATGAAGCAATAGAGAATGTTGCCATTATAGGTGTTCCTAATCCAGATCTCCCTGGTAGCGAGAAAGTAAAAGCATATATTGTGCTAAAGGATGGATATCAAGAGACTGAAGAGATGAAAAACGAAATTAAGGCTTTCTGTCAACAAAATATGGCTCCATATAAAGTACCAAAGTTCATAGAATTTAGGAAAGAACTTCCAGAAACGCTTGTGGGCAAAGTACAGAGAAAAGAATTAAAAGATATTGAAGCTAAAAGACGAGGAGAAGAAGTATAAACTAATTTTTATTTAACCTTAA
This window contains:
- a CDS encoding long-chain fatty acid--CoA ligase; translation: YKFLDDAASDFSSHTAIWFLKNKITYKKLKDTADRLATALVKMGVKRGDVVAIMIPNFPQFIMSYYGILKAGGIVTCVSVLYTEHELMYQLNDSGAEIIIAWDNQVEKINKIRDRTRLRHVIITNVFDYAPMAPRNPPEISGTHQFLNIIENTKPDLPKFETNAKEDIACLQYTGGTTGVPKGAMLTHYNLVSNALATLSWIGGALQRGKETILTNLPLFHIYGQTVCMNIHIYLASTVALNPDARDQKSLFEIIKFTQPSVFPGVPTMYMRLLERDDLEDYAKYLRSIRICNTGAAPMPPEVLKEFEERTGGKVLEGYGMTETSPVTHSNPIVGERKIGSVGMPIPDTEVKIVDIEDYTKIVPLGEAGEIMMKGPQVFKGYWNKPEETANQLKDGWVLTGDIGKMDEDGYFYIVDRKKDMIDVSGFKVYPRELEDVLFEHEAIENVAIIGVPNPDLPGSEKVKAYIVLKDGYQETEEMKNEIKAFCQQNMAPYKVPKFIEFRKELPETLVGKVQRKELKDIEAKRRGEEV